The Thalassotalea sp. LPB0316 nucleotide sequence TGACCATGAATAGTATTTTATTCAAGCAAAGCAACACACTTAATGTTATAACGATTAAATGACTTTAATGACCCCTTGATACATCATCATTTGGCAATGAAACGAATACTCACCTTTTGCCAAACCATCAAACGAGATCTGCGTCACTTGATTGAGGAGGAGTTGCTCACTGATATTTAATGCTGGTATCAATACACTTTCAGCACACGGTGTTGCATCAACTCGATTAAAGCGCAAAACAAAAGGCCGGTTAGCCATCACTTGGATAATAGCGGGCGAATACACCCCGTCTTTAACCTCTATCACTACATCATCAAATACAGGCGTTGCGGCTTTTGGTTTATACAACCAAAACCACCAAATTATCAGCCCGATCAAGCACAACCCAATTAAGTTTACGATTATCATTTACTTACCTACGCCTGAGTTTTCACTTTAAAAAGCCTCAATCGATTAGCATTACTGACCACAGTCACCGATGAGAAGGCCATCGCCGCACCTGCAACGATTGGGCTCAGTAAAAGCCCAAAGTATGGATACAATATTCCCGCGGCAATAGGGATGCCTGCGGTGTTATAAACAAATGCACCAAACAGGTTTTGCTTAATATTACTCAGCGTTGCTTGGCTAATTTCAATGGCATCGACCAAGCCATGTAAGGAACCACGCATTAAGGCGATGTCTGCACTTTCAATCGCGACATCAGTACCTGTGCCTATAGCAAAACCGACATCGGCTAAGGCGAGCGCCGGAGCATCGTTAATACCATCACCTGTCATACCAACAACTTCTCCTTGGCGTTGTAGTTGCGCCACTTTATCGGCTTTATCTTGGGGCATCACGTCGGCTAAAAACTCAGTAATCCCCACTTGTTCGGCAACGGCTTGTGCTGTTTCAGCATTATCGCCGGTTAACATAATGGTGCGAATCCCCTTTTCTTGCAGGCGGCTTATTGCCGCAAGTGAAT carries:
- a CDS encoding cupredoxin domain-containing protein, whose product is MIIVNLIGLCLIGLIIWWFWLYKPKAATPVFDDVVIEVKDGVYSPAIIQVMANRPFVLRFNRVDATPCAESVLIPALNISEQLLLNQVTQISFDGLAKGEYSFHCQMMMYQGVIKVI